The Candidatus Tumulicola sp. region CGAAGTGCACAAAGCGGTGCTTTTCGAGATGATGCGCGAGGCCGGCGTCGAGCTATTGCTGCACGGCTATTTTCTCTCAACCGAAACAGTTGGCGACGGCGTAACGGGAGCGACGTTCGCGACGGTAGCAGGCTCGCGCCGCTACCAGGCGACGGTCGCGATCGATGCGACGGCCGACGCGCTCGTCGCGCACTCCGCCGGCGTGCCGACGCAGCAAGGCGACGAACGCGGCCGCGTCCAGCCGGCCAGCCTGATGTTTCGGCTTAGCCATGTCGACATGCACGAGCTCGCGCGCTACGTGCGCGAACATCCCGACCAAATGCGAACATCGCTCGCACCCGGCCAGCGTAAAGCAGCGGCGCTTACCGCGGTCGCGGGCTTGAATGAAATCTGGCAAGCCGCGGTGCGGGACAACATCGTCGACGTGCCGCGCGAGCTCGTGTCGATCTTTGCGTCGCCGTACGCCGACGAAGTGATCGTGAATATGACGCGCGTCGTCAACATCAATCCGCTCGATCCGGACGATCTGACCCGCGCGGAAGTTGAGGCACGTTTACAGACGATGCAACTACTCGACTTCTTCCGCACGCGCGTTCCCGGTTTTGCCAACTCACGCATCGCCGCAACCGGAACGCAAATCGGCATTCGTGAATCCCGGCGTATCGTGGGTCGTTACACGCTCACCGCTGACGACGTGTTAAACGCGCGGCAATTCGACGATGCCGTGGCGCGCAGCGCGTATCCGATCGACGTGCATAATCCGTCCGGCTCGGGAACGACGACGAAGCGGCTCGCACCGGGCAAGAGTTACGAAATCCCGTACCGTTGCATGGTGCCGGTCAATCGCGAGCAGTTGCTGGTGGCGGGGCGCTGCATTTCGACCACGCATGAAGCGCTCGCATCGGTACGCCTCACCCCAACCGTGATGACCTTGGGCCAAGCCGCAGGCACGGCGGCCGCGCTGGCCGTCAGGTCCGGATCGATGGTCGGAGAGGTCGATCCGGCGCAACTCCGGGCGACCCTTGAGGCCGATGGCGTGGATTTACGGCGTACGTGAAGAAGACAGCAATCATGCGCTCTTTCGCACGATCGCTTCGCATTTCGTTCATCTGCGCCGCCACAATCGCCGGTCTGGCCTCCTGTGGCGGAGGTTCTCTGCGCAGCACCCCGCAGGTCGCAACGCAATCCTTCGAGGTGCCCGCTCGCCGAAATGCCGACTTGCCGATACTCAAAGAGTACCGTATCACGGCAAAAAATATGGAGAACGCCCTCGATCTCACGTTCGATGCTGCGGGTTCGCTCTGGGTGAATTCGACCTTGGCATACCTGGGCAAAAGAAGCCCCAACGGCCACATAACGGCACATAAGCTGCCGAATCAGAGAGACAATTATGGGTATGGGTGGGCGTATAATTTCGCGACCGATTCGAGCGGCCGCGTGTATTTCACGACGTATTATGGCGAGCACGTCGGATACATCGAACCGACTGGGAAAATCGTCGAGTTCGAACCCGCTCATCTGTACGCATGGACGTCGGGATTGACCATAACGCACGATCGCTTGTGGGTCGAAATAACCGGCTTCTACAGCACCTCACTGCTCGAGTTCACGTTGACCGGCAAACTGGTGAAGCAGTTTCCACTCCCGAGTCCATATTGTTATAGCGGACCCATGACGGCATCGAAAGACGGCTCGTTGTGGATCGGATACAGCGCCAACTGTCCTTCGATTTTACATGTTACGGAAAAAGGCGTCGTCACGAAATATCCGATCGTCGCTTCCAACGGTGTATGGAAGATCGCGAACGGTCCGGACGGCAACGTTTGGTTCGCCGCGGGGAGTGGCCCGACGCAGCACGACTACATCGGGAAGATCACCCCAAACGGAACGATCACGGAGTATCCGATTCCGAATCAGGCAGATGGGCTTGCGGTCGGACCGGATGGCAACTGGTATCTAACGATGCCGTTCGTCGGACAGATCGCTGAGATGACGCAAAGTGGAGACATCGTCAA contains the following coding sequences:
- a CDS encoding FAD-dependent oxidoreductase, whose amino-acid sequence is MLETGVLVIGGGNAGCAAAIASARHGARTTLVERYGFLGGTATAAMVGPWMTFHSGGDRIVGGIAQEIVERLMAKGASPGHVADSSDYVATITPFDPEVHKAVLFEMMREAGVELLLHGYFLSTETVGDGVTGATFATVAGSRRYQATVAIDATADALVAHSAGVPTQQGDERGRVQPASLMFRLSHVDMHELARYVREHPDQMRTSLAPGQRKAAALTAVAGLNEIWQAAVRDNIVDVPRELVSIFASPYADEVIVNMTRVVNINPLDPDDLTRAEVEARLQTMQLLDFFRTRVPGFANSRIAATGTQIGIRESRRIVGRYTLTADDVLNARQFDDAVARSAYPIDVHNPSGSGTTTKRLAPGKSYEIPYRCMVPVNREQLLVAGRCISTTHEALASVRLTPTVMTLGQAAGTAAALAVRSGSMVGEVDPAQLRATLEADGVDLRRT